The Chloroflexota bacterium DNA segment GATGCGCGGCCGAGGGTGGTCTTGCCACTGCCGGACTCGCCCACGACCGACACGGTCTCGCCCCGATTGAGCGACAGGGAGACGCCATCGACAGCGCGCACTATGTCGGCCCGAAAGAGCATCTTCCTGGCGGAGAAGTGCACCTTGATGCCGTTCAGGGTCAATAACGGCGGCAACGCTATCTTGCTCCCCTTCTCTTACGTTTCAATGTCATGGGGTTGATGGGGCGCTCGCCCGCGAGGGAGCCTGCAGCCCGGCATTTCCATTGTACGCGAATACGGCGCTTCACACGCGCCGCCACTGCGGAAGGGCCGCTTCGGGAATAACCCACCAACGACGCGATAGCTACGCGGTATCCACGGTGATACAATGACAGTGACAACCTGGGAGGGTGCAGATGCAGAAGGTCTTTCTGGGTACATTGCTTGTGGTCTTGATGGCCGCCCTCTTTGCCGGCGGCCTCATAATTGGTCTTGGGGTTCACGGGCCGGACGTCACGGCGCTCCGGGCGGAAACCGCGGAACAGAAAGATGAGCTAACGAGTTTGCAGGCGCGCCTTTCAGGTCAGGAAAGCCAAGTGGCTTCACTCAAGACGGAATTGAGCGACGTGAGCGCGGAACGGTCGGGCCTGAGCGTCTCGCTTGACGCGTCCCGCTCCACCGTCAGGGACATGGAAGCTGACACGGCGCGGCTGTCCTCGGATTTGCGCAACGCACAGATTCAGCTGGACCGGACGGAGAACTCGCTGGAAAGCGCCGAGGAGCGCAGCCGCAAGCTCCAGGTCGAGGTCCTGAGTCTTATGGGGTCGCAACGGGACCTCACAATGGCCATCAGTCTGCTTGAGGAATTGCAGCTTCTCAACAACGGTGAGTTTGGGCCCAATCACGGTGACGCTCAGCTTTTGGTCGAGGAAGGGCACCGGGCCGCCAACAACGACAACTACGGGGAGGCCGCGAAGTTTTTCGGCGAGTCCAGCAAGGCCTTTGACCTAGCCAAGACAAACGTGGCAGAGGTTACGACCAAGAGCGAAGAACTCGTGGACCTGGTACCCGAAGATCTCAACCGGACGTTTGTGGAGAGCCACCGACAGGCACGCTCTACGGTCTTTGCCATGGAAGCGCAAGCACGCACGTATCAAGCCGCCGATTACCTCTACACCATCATTGACGAGTGGGTTGAAACCGAGAACCCAACAAGGAGCGACAGGGCCCGTTGGGGAGAACTCGCGGACATGGCGGAAGACCAGTTCGAGATGGCAATGAGCGCGCTCGATGAGGCGGACACCTGGAGCCCCGGGCTGTGGCGCCGTACGGAAGCAATTCGGCTGAACACCCGCGACTGGCGCAACCTGATGCTGGGCATCCGGTTCAACATTATCGACGTGCAGTCCTAGAGCAGGGAGGCGCCAGCCGCCTCCAGGGCGAGAATCGTTTCAATGTCTGCTGCGGACCTCCAGTGCATGTCCATTCGCAGGTGAGTTGCAAGGGCTTTGGCAGTGGCTTCCCTAACTGCCGCGGGGTCCACATCTCCGCCAAGCTCCCGCTCCAGGGACGTTACGCGCAGGTCCGGCACTCCACACGCGACGATGTGCTCAAAGTAGCTGAGGCGCGTGCTGACGTTGAGGGCGAATCCGTGGCTGCTGACGCCGCGGCTCACGCGCAGCCCTATGGCGGCGATCTTGCGCTCGTTGCCGGGTTCACCGACCCACACTCCGGGCATCCCCTGCTGCCGATGGCCCTCGACGCCGTACGACGCCAGCGCTTCCATAAGGGCCGCCTCAAGGGCGCGGACGTACCGCACGGGTCCGCCCAAGGGGCGAATGTCCATGATGGGGTAGCCCACCAACTGACCGGGTCCGTGATAGGTGACTTCGCCGCCGCGGTCGGCCTCGTGAACTTCGACTCCGGCACGGGTGAGGGCGTCACGGTCAAGGAGCACGTCATCCATGCGCCCCCGGCGGCCGAGGGTGTAGACGTGAGGATGCTCAAGCAGCAACACGGTGTCTCCGATGCGCCCCTGTTTTCGGGCCTCCACCAGCGCCGCCTGCAGCGCGCATGCGGGGCGGTACTCAACCTGTCCCAGCCAGTAGACCACCCCATTGCGCTCTCTCATATGGGCATTATGGGCGAGGAGCGCGGGGCGCGCCAGCGGTCGTGATTCGCTACAATGGTGCGGGAGGCAGCTATGGCAGAACGACGGTTTTGGCTGTTTAAGTCCGAACCCAATGCGTACTCATACGCCGACCTGCAACGTGACGGCGTGGCCGAGTGGGACGGCGTCCGCAACTACCAGGCCCGCAACCTCCTTCGGGACACTATCCAGGAAGGCGACGGCATCCTCTTCTACCACAGCAGCGTTGCGCCGATGGCCGTTGTGGGGACAGCCGTAGTCGTGCGCGGCGGGTACCCGGACGAGACGGCATGGGACCCCGACTCGGCCCACCCGGACCCGAAGAGCACCCCTGACAACCCCGTGTGGTACATGGTGGACATCCGGGCAGACCGGGAATTCAAGAGCCCGGTGACGCTAGAGGCCATCAAGAGCACGCCGGGACTGGAGAAGATGATGGTGGCGCAGCGCGGCGCTCGACTCTCCATTCAGCCCGTTACAGCGGAGGAGTGGGACATCGTCACAAAAATGGGAAGCCTGGGGTAGCGCGATGCGAATTGGCGCACACGTGTCGTCCGCGGGAGGCATCAGCAAGGCGATCGACCGCGCCGTGGAGATAGGCGCGGAGACGATACAGATCTTCTGCTCGCCGCCGCAGGGCTGGGCCTACAAGCCTCCGCCGGAGGGGGAGGTACTCGCCTTCCGAGAGAAGTCTGAGGAGACGGGCATCCTGCCCTCTTTCCTGCACGGAATCTACCTGATGAACTTCGGCAGTCCGGACCCCGCGCTGCTGGCCAAATCCAAAGGGGCGCTTGCCAACTACATGGAGTGCGCCGCGCAGATCGGCGCACGGGGTGTCATCTTTCACTCGGGCAGTCACATGGGGCAGGGCTTCGAGGCGGTGCTGCCGCAGACGGCCGCCGCGCTGCGGGAGGTGCTGGGAGCTGCGCCAGAGGGGCCGAACCTGATCATCGAGAACTGCGCGGGCATGGGTAACCATATCGGAGCGTCATTCAAACAGATCGGGCGCATCATGGAGGGCATTAACAGCCCTCGGGTGAAGGTGTGCCTCGATACACAGCACAGTTTCGCGGCCGGCTACGATGTTTCGCAGGCGGAGATGCTGGACGAGGCAATGGCGGAGTTTGATGAGGCAATCGGGCTGACCAACCTTGTGGCCGTCCACGCCAACGACGCCAAGACTCCCTTTGCGTCGGGCGTCGACAGGCACGCGAACATAGGCGAGGGCCACATTGGCGACGAGGGATTCGCGGTAATCATGGCGCATTCTGCATTTCAGAACGTGCCGTTCCTGCTGGAGACGCCGGGGGAGGGGAAGGGGCCGGACCGCGCGCAAATCGACCACGTGAAGGCCATCAGAGACCTTGCGGGGGCAGCGTAATGAGCGTCCGCCTTTCTCCGGACGCCTTTCAGGAGTTGGTGGCTGACGCGCTGGACAGCCTGCCTTCGGAGGTCCTCGAATTGCTGGATAACGTGGACGTTCATACCGCTTTCTGGCCGTCAGTCGACCAGTTGGAGGAGACGGGGATCAGGAACGGGTACGGGCTCCTGGGACTTTACGAGGGCACACCTCTCACAGACAGGGGGCACTACAACTTCGCGCTGCCGGACCGGGTCACGCTGTTCCAGCGGCCGCTCGAGGCCATCTGCTCCACGCACGAGGAACTCGAGCGCCAGGTGCAGGTCACCGTCGTGCACGAACTGGCCCACCACTTCGGTTGGAGCGACGAGGAGATCGACCGAATGGGGTTCGGTTAGCTCCCCGCCGCTCCCGGCGACAAGATTTCTACGCCGCAGCGTGCTCCAAGGCACCGTCCGGCGTCCGCACCCGGAGAAAGCGCTCGCGGTCTTCGTGGGCCTGCCCGTTCAGTTGGCCCTTGAGGGCGAGGCGAGCGCGCTCCAACCGCTCTTCCGCCAGCCGGTCAGCCGCCTCGTGGGGCGGGATGCCGCGCTTGTGGGAAACGCTGAGCACCTCGGTCACGGTATCGTAGATATGCCCGACGCGCTCGCGCGCGATGTTCTCGTCGTAGCCATCCACCTCGACGGCCAGGTTGATGACGCCACCGGCGTTGATGATGAAGTCGGGCACGTAGACGATTCCGTGATGCCAGAGCTTTCGGCCGTCGTCCGGGGTCAGCAACTGGTTGTTGGCGGCGCCGGCCACAACCTTGGCTCGCAGGCGGCGGATGGTCTTCTCGTTCAGGACGCCACCGAGGGCGCAGGGCGCGAAGACATCGCACTCGACGTCGTAGATGGCATCGGGGTCCTCCAACACGCGGCAGTTGAGGAGCCTGGCACGCTCCAGGGCCTCACGGTCCACGTCCGTGACGGTGACGCGTGCGCCGGCGGCCAACAAGTGGCCGACCAGGGAGTTCGCCACCTTGCCGAAACCCTGTACAGCAACGGTCACATCCTTCAGGCAGTCCACGCCGAACGCCTCGTAAACGGCTGCCTCCATGCCGCGGTACACGCCAAAGCCGGTGATGTGGGACGTGTTTCCGCTGCCACCCATATGGGCGGGCAGGCCCACGACGTGGCGGGTCTCCTTGCTCATCTCGACAAGGCGCTCCGGTGTAACGCCGACGTCTTCCGTGGTGATGTAGCGGCCGCCGAGAGAGTCGACGTGGCGGGCAAAGGCGCGGATGGCCGCGTTGGAGACGCCGGTGCTGGGGTCAGCCCAGATGAGGCCTTTGCCGCCGCCGAAGTCCAGACCGGCCGCCGCGCTCTTGTACGTCATGGCGCGTGCAAGCCGGAGCACGTCGGCAAGGGCGTCGGCTTCAGTGGCGTGGGGCCAGATGCGCACGCCGCCCAGCGAGGGTCCAAGGGTGGTGTCGTGGATACATACAAAGGCTCGGAGGCCGGAGGTCTTGTCGACCGCAACCAAGAGTTGCTCGTAGTCGCCGGTCTGCAGGGTCTCGATGATGTCCATCGTTTGCCTCCTCTCCGGCGCCGGAGCGGCCCGGCGCCGCGTCCAATTAACCTTCTCTTTCCATTATACGCGATTTTCGCTTGGTGTGACGAAATTCGTCACGCATTTTGGGCGAGCGTCAACACATATGGAGGCGTGGCGTTAAACTCGAACAAGGAGGCGGGCTTGCGCCCGCCTCCTCAACATTCGTCAGCGTGGTCCGGTGGACTACAAGTCGCGACTGTTCATCAACCGGACGGCCAGGATAGGCAGAACAAGAACGGGGATGATGCCGATGATGATCAGCACTGTGACTTCGGCAGAAAGCGACTTGCCCTGCAACACCAATGGCAGGTTGCCCAACACCCCCTCGGGCGAAAAATCCTCGGCGTAAGCGATGTCAAGGATGCCAAGGGCCATGTACCAGATAACGCCAAGCACCACCAGGCCAAGCATGGTGTTGTTGACCAGCACACTCACGGTTATGCCGAGGAAGGAGAGAACGGTGATCAAGAGCACCCAGTAGGCGATGCCGACAAGAATGCCCTCCACGGTCATGTCATTGTTCAGGGACATTGCACGCATCAGGAAAGCCGTCGGCGCTACGACGACGAGGAACATGACGGCATTGCCAAAGGACCGGGAAACCAGCTTCGCCAAGAGGTAGGGCGTCGGGGCGATGCCGCGGCTGATAATGGACTCGCCCAAGAAACGGAACTCCTGCGATATGGCGCTGACGCTATTGGCCATGATCACAAGGCTGCCCAACGCCACGTACAGGACGAGAGCCCAGCCCATAAGGAAAGAGGAGTCGTCGATGAAGTTGCGGGACACAATGACGGCCACGATGCCGCCAAGCACTGTGAGAGAAAACCAGAACCTGACGATCCAAGACTTCGCCAGGATCATAAGGTCGTATTCGAGCAGACACAGGAACGCGTTGGTGCCAAGGCCTCTACGCATCAATTCACCTCATCAGATGAAGCAGAGCGGAGCGAGGGCAGACCCTCCCGAGGGTTCCTGGACGGTGGGTAGATCCCCAACTGGGCCATGATGTCCTCAGTGTCCAGCGCCCTGGCGAAGCCCTTCCGCCGATCTTCCTGCAACGTCTTCAGGAAGGCGTCCTCCAGGTCACCGGCAGGCTGGATTGACTTGAGGACCACCCCGTGGCGGGCAAGAGCATCCAGCACCTGGCTAAGGACCGAGATAAACTCGCCTTCCCTGTTGTTAAACGCAATACGCACCGTGTTTGCTCCAAGCCGCTCGAACTGGATGCCGCGCACTTCCACCGACGCGGCCTGGAGGCCGAGCTCGACTTCACCCTCCACGAGCACGTCGATAGTATTAGCAAGGGCGAGCTGCTTCATATCGAGGACGGAGCCGGTGAACACCAGCTTCCCATGATTCAGGATGCCCACGTAGTCACAGGTCTCATCGGCGTCGGGCAGGATGTGGGTGGACAGGATGATGGTCTTGCCC contains these protein-coding regions:
- the lipB gene encoding lipoyl(octanoyl) transferase LipB, translated to MRERNGVVYWLGQVEYRPACALQAALVEARKQGRIGDTVLLLEHPHVYTLGRRGRMDDVLLDRDALTRAGVEVHEADRGGEVTYHGPGQLVGYPIMDIRPLGGPVRYVRALEAALMEALASYGVEGHRQQGMPGVWVGEPGNERKIAAIGLRVSRGVSSHGFALNVSTRLSYFEHIVACGVPDLRVTSLERELGGDVDPAAVREATAKALATHLRMDMHWRSAADIETILALEAAGASLL
- a CDS encoding EVE domain-containing protein; translation: MAERRFWLFKSEPNAYSYADLQRDGVAEWDGVRNYQARNLLRDTIQEGDGILFYHSSVAPMAVVGTAVVVRGGYPDETAWDPDSAHPDPKSTPDNPVWYMVDIRADREFKSPVTLEAIKSTPGLEKMMVAQRGARLSIQPVTAEEWDIVTKMGSLG
- a CDS encoding deoxyribonuclease IV, translating into MRIGAHVSSAGGISKAIDRAVEIGAETIQIFCSPPQGWAYKPPPEGEVLAFREKSEETGILPSFLHGIYLMNFGSPDPALLAKSKGALANYMECAAQIGARGVIFHSGSHMGQGFEAVLPQTAAALREVLGAAPEGPNLIIENCAGMGNHIGASFKQIGRIMEGINSPRVKVCLDTQHSFAAGYDVSQAEMLDEAMAEFDEAIGLTNLVAVHANDAKTPFASGVDRHANIGEGHIGDEGFAVIMAHSAFQNVPFLLETPGEGKGPDRAQIDHVKAIRDLAGAA
- a CDS encoding metallopeptidase family protein, with the protein product MSVRLSPDAFQELVADALDSLPSEVLELLDNVDVHTAFWPSVDQLEETGIRNGYGLLGLYEGTPLTDRGHYNFALPDRVTLFQRPLEAICSTHEELERQVQVTVVHELAHHFGWSDEEIDRMGFG
- a CDS encoding leucine dehydrogenase; this encodes MDIIETLQTGDYEQLLVAVDKTSGLRAFVCIHDTTLGPSLGGVRIWPHATEADALADVLRLARAMTYKSAAAGLDFGGGKGLIWADPSTGVSNAAIRAFARHVDSLGGRYITTEDVGVTPERLVEMSKETRHVVGLPAHMGGSGNTSHITGFGVYRGMEAAVYEAFGVDCLKDVTVAVQGFGKVANSLVGHLLAAGARVTVTDVDREALERARLLNCRVLEDPDAIYDVECDVFAPCALGGVLNEKTIRRLRAKVVAGAANNQLLTPDDGRKLWHHGIVYVPDFIINAGGVINLAVEVDGYDENIARERVGHIYDTVTEVLSVSHKRGIPPHEAADRLAEERLERARLALKGQLNGQAHEDRERFLRVRTPDGALEHAAA